The Thermotoga caldifontis AZM44c09 genomic interval GCCTGCCACTGCTGGAAAGCTTCCTCGATTCTTTTGAGTTGTTCTTTATCGTACATCCTTCGCCACCCCCGTCTTCAAAAGTTTTACCAATGTGAACGAACAACAACCTTTGAAATCTGGTTGAACTCTGAACACTGGTTTCACCATCACGCGCACGAAATCTCTCACTGATTCCTGCAAGAGTCGTCTGTATTCACCACGAGGTTGCATGCAACCGAGTGCGACGAGATCGAATTTTTCAGACGCATATTCGAATATTTTCCTCACCTCAGACAGATCTGGTGGTGAGGCATTGGAGAATCTGGTATTCTGCGTCGGGACGAACACGTTCAGAACGACGGCGTTGAAAAATCCTGACAGCGTTTCCAGTGCGTCGTACTCGTGCGTGATGCGACCTTCGTGGATTCCGACCGTCACGTGTGGGATCGCCGGAACGTTGGTCTGTACGATGGCGTTCAAAAGTTGCAGCGGTGGGACAGAAAACCCGTAGACTTCCCGCATGATCTTCGAATCGGCGAAGAAGTCGAAGCTCACGACGTCCGCCAGACCTTCGAGTTCTCTCAAAGGTGAAAGTGGAAAACCGACGTGAAAGTTGTAAGAAAGGCCGTATCTTCTTTTGAGTTCCCACAGTGTGTGCAGATGTTCTCTGAACGGTACGAGCAGATCCTTTTCCAGCCCACCACTTATGAGAAAACTTTTGTATCCTTCCTGAGCGAACTTTTCCATCTCCTGCAAAGTTTTCATGTGGAGAAGGTAGTGTCCACCGCAGTGTGCACAGTTCATTTTACACGTATGGTTGGTCAGAGAAACGGGGATCGTCCCGCTCGGATCGACGAAGATCAAACCGATCACCAAAACAAATCATACCATCTTGTCCCGCACTTCGTGGTATGATTCGAGAAGGTAGAGGGTGAGGAGGGATCGCATGAAGGTCTATATATCTGTTGACATGGAAGGGCTCGCGGGCATCGCGACGTGGGGGGAAGTCGATACCAGCAAGAGGGAAGCTTCCGAGGTGTTGTACGAACATTTGACAGCGTTGCTGCAGGGTTTGTTCTCCGCAAAGGTTCACGTCGAACATGTGCTGATCTCTGACGCACACGGTTCGGGCACGGCCATACCCTACAGGATATGTGAAGACTTCGACAGGGTCAGTTTGGTGCACGGTCCGATCAGGAAAGATTACATGATGAGCGGGTTGGATTCATCGTACGACAGGGTCATCTTCCTCGGATACCATGCGGGCATCGGTACGAAGCACGGCATCATGGACCACACCTATTCGAGTTCTCTGATACACAACATCTGGATCAACAATAAGAGGATGAACGAAGCGCTCATAAACGCAGCCTTTGCGGCCCATCATGGGGTACCTGTTTGCCTCGTTGTGGGAGACGAAGCGCTCGGTGAAGAACTGAAGAACGAGTTCAACGGTAGATGGCTCTTCGTGTCCACCAAGACGGGGCTGGGGCGTTACGCGGCGATCATGAAACCGAAGAAGCAGCTGTTTGAAGAGATCAAGAGTGCGGCGGCGCAAGCCCTCGAGATTCCCAGAAACGAACTGCCGCTCTTCAAATTCGAAAGGCCCGTGGAGTTGAAGATAGAGCTGAAAGATACAGTGTACGCAGACCTCGCCGAGCTGATACCAGGCGTGGAGAGGATCGATGGTCGCACGGTGAGGTTCGTTCACGACGATTACTCCGTGGTCTTCAATGCCATCATGGCCATAGTTTATGTGGCGATGGCTGCGAGGGACTGGAGGTCGTGAGCCATGATCAGATCTCTTCGCGAGCTACTCGAAAAGGCGAAACAGGCTGGCAGGAAGAATCTCGTCGTTGTTGGTGCTGAAGATGCAGAAGCCGTGGAAGCTACACTGATGGCGAAAAAGGAGGGACTGGTGGGGCGAATCTTTCTCGTTGGAAATGCTCAGAAATTGAAAAGTTATGAGAACCTCAGCGATGTTGAGGTTGTGGACGGCTCCGACGAGGTGGACGCGAGCGAGAAAGGAGTGAAGCTCGTTTCTTCGAAGAAAGCAGACGTTCTGGTCAAAGGACTCGTGAAAACTTCGGTCCTTCTCAAAGCTGTCTTGAACAAGGAATGGGGTCTCAGGGGTTCAGGCCTTCTGACGCACATCGTGGCGGTGGAAGTTCCCGCCCTCGACAGGGTTGTGTTCATATCTGATGGGGGCATCGTCATAAGACCGTCGCTGGAAGAAAAGGTGAAACTTATTAACAACGCGGTTGAGGTGATGCGCAAGCTCGGTTACGAAACGCCGAAGGTTGCCTTGATATGTGCCGTTGAGACGGTGAATCCGGCCATGTCTGAGACTATGGAAGCAGCCATCCTCGCGAAGATGAACCAGCGCGGTGAGATCAAGAACTGCATAGTGGACGGACCGCTGGGGCTGGACAACGCTCTGGACTCGAGGGCGGCTGAGGTCAAGGGTGTGAAGAGTCCTGTCGCGGGATGCGCGGATCTTCTGATCGTACCAGACATCCATTCTGGTAACTTTCTTGGGAAATCGGCGATTTACTTCGCGGGTGGTAAGATCGCCGGGATGGTCATCGGTTCGAAGGCACCCATAGTGCTCGTTTCGAGGGCCGACACTGCGGAAAGCAAGTTGCTTTCGATAGCCATGGCGTGTGCCACGAGTGGAGGAATGGGTGAATGATAAAGATACTTCTACCAGCGAACGTCCTCGGCAGTGTTGAACTGTCATCCACCAAGGAAAAGCTGTTCATCGATGTCTACAACGATGGCGACTACGAAAAAAAGTTGCTTGAGGAATTCTGGGACATCGTGATGGGCCCCAGGAAGTTTGACAGCTTTACCACGATCTTCGTGAGTTCCACCGATGCCGTGGCGTTGGCCATCAGGTACCTCGAGAGCAGGATAGAGCTGGAAGAGATGAAAAAACGGCACGAAGTGCTCTACAGTTACGCGGAACTGCAGGGACCCACCTGTCATCAGACTCTGAGAGAACTTCAAAAACTCAAATACAGTCCCGAACAGATGATCGTTCTGGTTGCTGAAAAGGGAGTGCACCTGCTCGCGTATTTAGAGTACCTTTCGGCTGGTAGGTACTCTCAGGTTGAGGAAACCGTTTTTGAAGTGCACCTGGACGGGAAAATCAAAAGGGTCCTTTTCAGTGAACATCCACTGGAAGGTTTTTACAACTTCTGCATCCCACCCTTGAGGGAAAGGAAGAACGATATACCTTACATGGTGGACTGGATACTCTCTTCGATACATCAGAAACATAAATACCTGCCTGTGAACTTTCCCAGTGAGGAGATCATGGACCTGTTTCTGAAATACGACTGGCCGGGAAACACGGAAGAACTCATCAAGGTGGTTCACATGTGCTCCGCAGGTCTCGACGTGGTAAGTTATTTCGTCAGCTCGCTCCCGAACGTGGAGAAGGAAGAAGTCAGGTTGGTTGACTACGTGAAAAAGATCGTTGAGACCGTCGAGAAGAGAACCATAAAGACCATGCTCGAAAAGTACAAGTGGAATCGCAAGAAAGTTGCGTCGGTTCTTGGCTTAAACTACAAGACTTTGTGTTACAAGATCAAGAAGTACGGTATCACGAGACACTGAGGACACGCAGCCCCGCGGGGCTGCGCCCTCACGCTCCAAGCTTTTTCGAGATCTCCCTGGCGGTGTTCTTGACCTCTTCAGCGATCTTCGGAATGTTTTCCTCGTTCAAAGAACTGGACGCGGCGGTGACGCTGATCGCACCGATGACTTTGCCCGTGTAATCGAAGATGGGTGCTCCGACACACTTGACTCCGTATTCGTTCTCCTCGTTGTCCACCGCGTAGCCTCTTTCTCTGACCAGGGATAGCTCTTGTTTGAGTCTTTCCGGATCGGTGATCGTGTTCGACGTGCACCTGATCAGCTGGGTGTGCTTGAGGTATTCTTCGAGTTCTTCTTCGCTCAGGAATGCCAGGATGGCTTTGCCGAAAGCGGTGGAGTACAGTCTCATCTTCATGCCGATCCTGGAAATCGTGGGGATCGTTCTGGCGCTCTCCACTTTGTCTATGTATACACCCTCAAAACCGTCTCTCAGTGCGAAATGAACGGTCATGTTCGTCTTTTCCATCAGTTCGACGAGTAGCGGGTGAGCTATTTCACGAACTTCTATGTTCCTGAGCACCATGCTGCCGAGTTCGGCCAGCTTGTACGAAGCGAAGTAACGGTGCGTGTAAGGATCTTTGAACACGTAACCACATTTCAGGAGCGTTTCAAGGTGTTTGAAAGCGGCGGGAGCCGTGATGTGCAAGAAATCGGCCACGTCGCGAACTCTCACGCCGCTCTTCCTCGAGACGACGAACTCAAGGATTTTCAGCGCTCTCTCCACCGAATAGATGGCCATCCTATTTTCACCTCACAACCCTGCCGCTTCCAGCACCTTTCATCAGGCTCTTCACTTCCTCGACGCTCACCTCGTTGAAATCTCCCATGATCGTGTGCTTGAGACAAGAAGCAGCGACGGCGAATTCCAGCATCTCCTGTGGTTTCATACCCGCAAGGCAACCGTAGATGATACCCGCCGCGAAAGAATCTCCGGCACCCACTCTGTCCACGATGTGTACAGTGTACTGTCTGGCACTGTAGAAATCATCTCCATCGAGCAGTACGCCCGACCAGCCGTTCAAATTCGCAACCACACTTTCGCGCAGACTGATCGCGACTTTCTTGAAGCCGAACCGTTCCTTCAACCTGCGACATACCTGTTCGTATCCCTTCAAACTCAGCTTACCCTCGACTACGTTGCTCTCATCAGCCTTGATGCCGAAGACTTTCTCTGCGTCCTCTTCGTTCGCGAACAGGACATCGACGTGCTTGACCAGCTCGGACATCACCGTTCGAGCCTTTTCTTCGCTCCAGAGTTTTGCCCTGTAATTCAGATCGCACGAAACGGTTATACCTTTTTCCTTGGCTTTCCTGAGGGCATCGAGGCAGGCTCGAACCAAGTTTTCTCCAAGGGCGGGGGTTATACCTGTGAAGTGGAACCAGTTAGCCTTGTCGAAGATTCTGTCCCAGTCGTATTCTTCCGGTTTGGAGAGGGCGAAGGCCGAGTTCGCCCTGTCGTAGATGACCTTGGAAGGTCTCTGTGAATATCCCGTCTCGAGAAAGTATATTCCCAACCTGCCTTCTCCGAATATGATGTGTGATGTGTCCACACCGTACTGTTTCAGATGGCGCACAACGGCGATTCCAAATTCGTTCTTCGGAAGCTTCGTGACGAAGGACGCTTCCACGCCGAAGTTCGCGAGCGATACAGCCACGTTGGCCTCGGCTCCCGCGTATGTAACGTCGAAGGTCCTGGCCTGAACGAACCTCAAAAAGTTTGGGGTTGCGAGCCTCATCATGATCTCACCGAACGTCACCACTCTCGACATGGACGCACCTCCATAACTGATAGTTAATATGGAAAATCTTTGGTCAACACCGTAACAGATTCTATCACATGGTTCCAGTTGTTTTGGACTGGAAATCGACTGAGGTAAAATGAAATTGGGAGGTAAGATGAATTGAAGGTAGGAGTACTGCTGAGTGGTGGTGTGGACAGCGCGGTTGCGCTGTACAGTCTGCTCGAAGCCGGTCACGAAGTGATCGCCTACCACATCAAAACTGTGCCGGACGAGTTCTATCTCTCTCGACAGATAAAGCACAAGGTGTGCTGTTCACCAGCCGACACTTTCGATGCACAGTTGATAGCTAAACATTTCAATGTTCCTTTCAAGGTTCTTCACATTGAGGAGTTCTTTCGCCGAAATATAATCGACTATTACCTGAGCGAGTACAGGAATGGAAGAACACCGAATCCATGTTATCTGTGCAACAGGCTGGTGAAGTTCGGACTCGTGATGGACCTGATTTTGAAGGACGGCGCCGATATGGTGGCGAGTGGGCATTATGCCAGGATCGTGGATGGAAAGCTCTACAGGGCGATCGACAGAGAGAAAGATCAGTCTTACTTTCTCGCTTCGATAGAGAGGGAAAGGCTTTCGAGGATAGTCTTTCCGAACGGTGATAAAACCAAAATGCAGGTGAGAGAGATCGCTTCCAGAGTGAAGATCCACGTTCATTCGAAAGAAGAATCCCAGGATCTGTGCTTCATACCCGACGGTGATCAGGAACGTTTCTTCAAAGAGCATGGAATAGAATTCGACGAAGGTCCCATCTACGATTCTTCCGGTAAGGAACTGGGCAAACATAAGGGTTTGATCCACTACACGATCGGGCAGAGAAAGCTTGGAATTTCCTTAGGTTCAAGAATGTACGTGATACGCATCGATGCGAAGAACAACGCAATAATCGTTGGAAAAGAAGAGGAAGTCTACCGGGACAGGTTCACGGTGACACACTTCAACCCTCTGGTGGATCTACCTGAGAGGTTCACAGCATCGGTGAAGGTGAGAAAGAACAGCGATGAAGTTGCGTGTTCGGTCAGCCAGAAAGATGGAGTGGTCGAGGTGAAGGCGGAAGAGCCCATTTTCGCCGTCACGCCAGGTCAGGTGGCGGTTTTCTACGATGGTGATCTCGTGCTCGGTGGCGGCATTATCGAAGAAGTTTTGTGATAAAATCTAAAGTTAAGAACACAAAAAGGAAGTGATGGTTTGCTTCCCCTGTACGATACGATACCAAGCAGGAGAAAACCTTATGTCGTTTACGCACTCGTAGGTCTCAACGTGGTGGTGTTCTTCTACCAGCTGTCGCTCTCCAGAATCGAACTCATCCAGTTCATGTACAACTTCGGTCTCGTACCGGCCAGATTCACTTCGGACCGGTGGAATACTATATGGCAGATTCGCACCGGCTTGAGCCTGTACTCCAACAAATGGCTCACTCTCCTGACACACATGTTC includes:
- a CDS encoding radical SAM protein, with the translated sequence MIGLIFVDPSGTIPVSLTNHTCKMNCAHCGGHYLLHMKTLQEMEKFAQEGYKSFLISGGLEKDLLVPFREHLHTLWELKRRYGLSYNFHVGFPLSPLRELEGLADVVSFDFFADSKIMREVYGFSVPPLQLLNAIVQTNVPAIPHVTVGIHEGRITHEYDALETLSGFFNAVVLNVFVPTQNTRFSNASPPDLSEVRKIFEYASEKFDLVALGCMQPRGEYRRLLQESVRDFVRVMVKPVFRVQPDFKGCCSFTLVKLLKTGVAKDVR
- a CDS encoding M55 family metallopeptidase, with the protein product MKVYISVDMEGLAGIATWGEVDTSKREASEVLYEHLTALLQGLFSAKVHVEHVLISDAHGSGTAIPYRICEDFDRVSLVHGPIRKDYMMSGLDSSYDRVIFLGYHAGIGTKHGIMDHTYSSSLIHNIWINNKRMNEALINAAFAAHHGVPVCLVVGDEALGEELKNEFNGRWLFVSTKTGLGRYAAIMKPKKQLFEEIKSAAAQALEIPRNELPLFKFERPVELKIELKDTVYADLAELIPGVERIDGRTVRFVHDDYSVVFNAIMAIVYVAMAARDWRS
- a CDS encoding bifunctional enoyl-CoA hydratase/phosphate acetyltransferase; translated protein: MIRSLRELLEKAKQAGRKNLVVVGAEDAEAVEATLMAKKEGLVGRIFLVGNAQKLKSYENLSDVEVVDGSDEVDASEKGVKLVSSKKADVLVKGLVKTSVLLKAVLNKEWGLRGSGLLTHIVAVEVPALDRVVFISDGGIVIRPSLEEKVKLINNAVEVMRKLGYETPKVALICAVETVNPAMSETMEAAILAKMNQRGEIKNCIVDGPLGLDNALDSRAAEVKGVKSPVAGCADLLIVPDIHSGNFLGKSAIYFAGGKIAGMVIGSKAPIVLVSRADTAESKLLSIAMACATSGGMGE
- a CDS encoding helix-turn-helix domain-containing protein, whose amino-acid sequence is MIKILLPANVLGSVELSSTKEKLFIDVYNDGDYEKKLLEEFWDIVMGPRKFDSFTTIFVSSTDAVALAIRYLESRIELEEMKKRHEVLYSYAELQGPTCHQTLRELQKLKYSPEQMIVLVAEKGVHLLAYLEYLSAGRYSQVEETVFEVHLDGKIKRVLFSEHPLEGFYNFCIPPLRERKNDIPYMVDWILSSIHQKHKYLPVNFPSEEIMDLFLKYDWPGNTEELIKVVHMCSAGLDVVSYFVSSLPNVEKEEVRLVDYVKKIVETVEKRTIKTMLEKYKWNRKKVASVLGLNYKTLCYKIKKYGITRH
- a CDS encoding IclR family transcriptional regulator translates to MAIYSVERALKILEFVVSRKSGVRVRDVADFLHITAPAAFKHLETLLKCGYVFKDPYTHRYFASYKLAELGSMVLRNIEVREIAHPLLVELMEKTNMTVHFALRDGFEGVYIDKVESARTIPTISRIGMKMRLYSTAFGKAILAFLSEEELEEYLKHTQLIRCTSNTITDPERLKQELSLVRERGYAVDNEENEYGVKCVGAPIFDYTGKVIGAISVTAASSSLNEENIPKIAEEVKNTAREISKKLGA
- a CDS encoding sugar kinase; protein product: MSRVVTFGEIMMRLATPNFLRFVQARTFDVTYAGAEANVAVSLANFGVEASFVTKLPKNEFGIAVVRHLKQYGVDTSHIIFGEGRLGIYFLETGYSQRPSKVIYDRANSAFALSKPEEYDWDRIFDKANWFHFTGITPALGENLVRACLDALRKAKEKGITVSCDLNYRAKLWSEEKARTVMSELVKHVDVLFANEEDAEKVFGIKADESNVVEGKLSLKGYEQVCRRLKERFGFKKVAISLRESVVANLNGWSGVLLDGDDFYSARQYTVHIVDRVGAGDSFAAGIIYGCLAGMKPQEMLEFAVAASCLKHTIMGDFNEVSVEEVKSLMKGAGSGRVVR
- the mnmA gene encoding tRNA 2-thiouridine(34) synthase MnmA, producing the protein MKVGVLLSGGVDSAVALYSLLEAGHEVIAYHIKTVPDEFYLSRQIKHKVCCSPADTFDAQLIAKHFNVPFKVLHIEEFFRRNIIDYYLSEYRNGRTPNPCYLCNRLVKFGLVMDLILKDGADMVASGHYARIVDGKLYRAIDREKDQSYFLASIERERLSRIVFPNGDKTKMQVREIASRVKIHVHSKEESQDLCFIPDGDQERFFKEHGIEFDEGPIYDSSGKELGKHKGLIHYTIGQRKLGISLGSRMYVIRIDAKNNAIIVGKEEEVYRDRFTVTHFNPLVDLPERFTASVKVRKNSDEVACSVSQKDGVVEVKAEEPIFAVTPGQVAVFYDGDLVLGGGIIEEVL